The Juglans regia cultivar Chandler chromosome 1, Walnut 2.0, whole genome shotgun sequence nucleotide sequence taatatgtGACTAACATGGTCTCGGGGGGCTCCTTTACTTGGTTCCATCAAGAGCACCCTTTCTAACTTACCTAcatacttttttctttgttccaaTTGCCTGTCAGTGTAGTGGCTTGGATTGAGAAACTGTATCGTGATTTCCTATGGAGTGGGATaagggatgaattcaaatttcacctgGTCAGCTGGGATAAGGTGTGTAGATCAATCTCGTCAAGTGGTTTGGgtataaagaatttgaaaacatTCAATCGGACCTTACttgggaagtggctatggaggtatAACATGGAGACAGACGCCCTATGGAAACCGgtgattgattgtaaatatgAAAGCTTATGGGGGATTTGGAAACATATTAGGCGCGGGTGGGGGGACTTTATTTCTCATTCTAAATTAGTGTTGGGGAGGGGGTCCCGTATTAAGTTTTGGGAGGATATTTGGTGTGGGAATGTGGCTCTAAAGGATACCTTTCTAGCTGTTTTTCGAGTGGCTCGCAATCAGGAAGCATCCATTGAGGACCTCATGCTTATATCAGGGGATCAAGTGCAGTGGAACGTCACATTTAGTAGAGCGgcgcacaagattgggaagtagacatctttgaggcttttttcagcCTCTTATATTCTGTGAAGCTGAATAGACAGCAAGCTGATAGTTTATGGTGGAACCCCGCGTGTAAGGGCATCTTCTTAGTTCGATCCTTCTATAAGGCCCTCTCCCAAGCTGCAACTATTCAGTTCCCATGGAAGagactttggagaaataaggcgccTCCAAAAGCGATCTTCTTTACAAGGATAGCAGCGTGGGAGAAGATTCTGACTACTGACAACCTGAGGAAGCGACAAATAGTTATACTAGAcaggtgttgcatgtgtaaaagaTCCAGTGAGTGGAAGTCTTGTGGGTGGAAGTCTTCAGCCGAGTAGAGTTATCCTTTGTTATACCGGCAACTGTGGTTGATCTATTGGCCAGTTGGACACTTCCGAGAGGAGTTCAACAAATTAAGgaggtgtggaaaatgatcccgatctgtgtcatgtggtgcatatggcaagagcgcaatgaTCGGACTTTCAAAAACAAGGAGCGGTCGCTGGAGGAACTTAGAGCTTtatttttccgtactttattgctatgggccattgctttagattttaatggcttGAATTTTTGTGACTTTCTAGCTTCCTTTTAGTTGActtagataggtcttatctcttgtataccatcttgtgtacttgggctttgcctatctctatttataatattatcaattacttataaaaaaaaatatatgtaggcatataatatattgttaatatagataaatatcaactaattagatattaattatttataaatttttaaaatcttataattcaatagaggttagttgtacaaattcaatattagattttttatttttttatttatctaatttatttattattaaatcttatttaaaaataaataaaccattTGAGCTCGAGCTCGTTTGTGGGACaagctcgaacaaagaataaataaaaatatcgagCTCGAGcattttgagttgagttgagctgagctcggcaagccaaaaATTGGCTCGACTCAATTACAGCCCTAAAGAGAATGCACCTAATTAAGACCTAGAGGTAGATACAGGGAAGTCATGGAGACTAAGaccattaaaatatatagcaatagctcacataaataaagtcttaaagaaaaaaatctaagaTCTTCCAGAAAGCGCTCCCGATCCTCGAAGTTCCACTCATTCCTCTTCGTCAAAATGCACCACAAAAGACAAATAGGTTCCATCTTCAACACAGCTGGAATCCGGGCATACCCTTCAGACCTCTCCAATTGGCTAAAAGATCAACCaactctctctatttctcaaaAACATGTCTTAAATGTACACCTTCCCCCCTATACTCCTGATAACaagaatttttgaaataatagcCTGGAAAGCATCAAGAAAGTTTGCTTTTGCAAGGTATCTTTAAGTGGCCTTTCTGACCATCTATTTGAATTTAACCATACAAGTATTTGGATGGACAATGAACGCACACAAACTACCACTCTGCTTTTTTACTTCTCCATTTTTCCATTGCCACAACCAACCAATCCCATTTCCATGATATAGTTGGCCAATGTTGTCTAAAGGAAGCAGGAAAGGAAATACGTCCCAAATTGTTTGTAAGGTTGAAACATAGAAACCATAGGTAGATTAGCATGCTAACAATTCATAGTTCTAAAGCATTTCAAATTATAAACTGTTATGCTCTATTCCAAGCCTAAGTTAGCACTCCACCCTAAAATAAGCTTCCCACTATCCCAATTCCCAAGCAATGATTTGCATCAATCTTTATACAGCTTCACTGTCATTTAAAGGACAAATACTCTAGACAATGGAATGGGtagtctcttttttttatagatcAGAATAGGTAGTCTTATCTAGcataaaatctaaaagaaataaagggaAGAAGGGTTTTGGAATTTCTAATCAGAACCCTATGTTTTCTTTGTccttgataaaaaagaaaatggaaacccGATATCACTTACagggaaggaaagaaaaattaactcATATAGACATGGCATAACCTTATTCGCAACTGCTATAGCTTCTTGTATGAATCCTCTTTCCTATTACCTTTTCAACTTAGTTCAGGCAAAAATTTCTATTGAACTAGCAACTGCCATTGTAAATCTTTGAAGATTGGAGCAATCATTGATCTTAGTGACTTCCAAAACCTTTTAGATGAATTAGTGCTGTCTTGCTCTCTCTTGCTGCTAAATCTAGCTTGATGTGCATACATTCACtctattttctatcttttgatGTATAGCCACTTCACACTCTCAATGTCCCCTGTTAAGTTAATTTGTGAGAGCCGAAACTGTGGTTGATGTGGTATCATAATCAAGGAGTTAAAGAAGTTGAATAAGGATCAATTCTCTGACCTGTCGAATAGGGTACTACGGGCTAAAGAGAGGATAGAAAATCCCCAGAAACTTGTCCAGCAAAACCCATTAGATGGAAACTGGTGTAAAGAAGAGGCGAGTGCAGTCAAAGAGTATGGTGATCTTAGTAGAGCCGAAGAGAGCTTGTTCAAGGAAAATTCACTGGTGCAACGGCTAAACTTGGGGAACTATAACACTAAATTATTCTTCAGGGCTATGAAGAATCACAACAACTGAAACACAATCCCACAGAGAAAGGGATTTAGATGTTCCATTGACAGAGGGGAAGCCAACCTAGGGAGATGACACAGACCTATCAATGCAATAGTAGGACTGAAACAAACCAGCAACATATGACCTATCAACGCAGTAGTAGGACTGAAACAAACCAGCAACATACAATACGGGAGgtttcataccatttttttaatttctttgcatTGAAGAATCATACAAATGGTTGATTCCTGCGTGATACACTTGATCGAAACAGTTTTATATCATGTTTCCCCAATGGTAGCCGACAATAAGAAAACATCTCAAGAGGCACTCCTCCAACATAACCACCCAAGTCTAATTCAAGTTATTCAACCTGCAAAATCCCCTATTATATTTGTGGGTGATGCTCGGTTAAAAGCAATACTTCTTGAGTAAACCCCACAactaaatgatataaaataaacatgAGACCATGACAGTCACGACAATGAGGAAGCTGAAACAATCCCAAAGGCCAGGTAGTCACTTATAAAAGAGAGAGCCTGTTAAGATGAAAATCAGCATTTCCAGTTTCTCCTATTATTATGGCTAGGCATACATCAACTGCTCCTCAACTCTTTCAAACTCAcgatgagataaattgatgtatTCTTATTTTGTTTCAGATCACTAATCCCGTATCCAttgattaataagaaaataaatatttctctaaaaactTTTATTATATCCAAATACTAATTAACAAGTGTGAAACattctttaatatataaagaataCCAGGGTCGAGTAGTATTTGtaaattaatacttataaagCGAAAGAATAATGGGGAAAACGATCAGTACCTCAACCATGAGGACACCAGGCATAATAGGCCTCTCGGGGAAGTGCCCGGGAAAGAAGTTATCATTTATAGTCACATTCTTGATAGCAACCGCAGAAACCCCAGGATTGTACTCAATCACCCTATCCACTAACAGAAATGGAAAACTACAACACCGGGCAAAAGAAGCATCAGAACatagagaataataataaacaacaaCAACGCGAAGCATAAAGCAcgagaaaaagcaaaaaattgaCAAAGACCCACCGGTGGGGCAGAATTTCCCGTATCTGATTAATATCCATGACTGTAGGAAATGCCGGGTATCCTGCAAAAAGGATCAGAAataaatgctaaaaaaaatataatttgctTTGCGATGGCAAAGAACTTAAAACAGAAATGTTAAAGAATACATACTATTTTCAATGGGTATATCTTGGCTGGTGTTGTCCCCTCCATTGAGAGAACAGCATGTGACGGAATTGGAACGGTGGTAGGATTGAAGCGAGAGAGAACGAGGtacagagaaagaaagagagagccCGGACGGAGAGAACCTTCTGGGTTTGTTCAGAGAGTGAGAAAGAGTGGGAGAGAGAAGGGAACTGGAGGCGGctgccattttttttcctcGAGAGATACAGAGAGGAGAGCGGAGAGTTCGAAGTGGGTGCGAGGGGGGAAGTGAAGTTGGGGGGATGGTATTACCGTGGGCAGGACTCCATGAACTACTTTCAACGCATCTGTCCTCAAGGGGGTCCCAGCCGAATATATAAAAGAGATTACTCGGCATCCAAATGGGCAGGCCTTTCGCTCAAAACAAATGGCCCGGCCTCTTTTTGTTTACCAAGAGTAAAATACAGATGAAAATATGGAAACAAAACAATCAAATgagtaagaaaattaaaaaggaagaaAGCAACAATGGATACATATAAACCGTAGGTGGCGCAATTGATTGAACTTCTGGCATTTTCAGATTAGGCGAATTACaatgtatgaaaaaagaaaaattttattttcaaaccagTGTGTCGAGCACATTTAGTAAAGTACTTAcatggtataatttgatttaaaagataaattttaaaaattaaatcttgcaaatcaaatcttatcatctCTTTTTAGAGCAAAACAAACATTCATAATGAAATCCAATAAGAAAGtcaatacaattacaaattagtAACTAGCAAAACTCTAGACTGAATAAAATCTGAACATTGATGCCACTACTGAATAGTGTCATCTACAAAAAGAGCATGTCTTACAAGCAAATGAGTTGCTTTATTTCCTTGCCTACCAACATGAAGCACATCATACTCTTTGAACCCATGAAGGAGGCTTTCAATTTTTGTAATCACAATCCCTTGCCTTGAAAAATTAGTTTCCTTAAAACCAATAGTGTAACACTCGGTCTCTGAGCCCAGTTTTCGTTGAAGCTCAGCCCGATTTCACGAAGCCCGGTCCACGACTGATGGTCACTTGAAAGGAGGCTTGAACGGCGTCATTTGGTGAGTTCCTTTCCCATTTCTattgcactgtttttcttctccatGAAATCTTCCCATTGCGCTGCGCTGCATTTCTGCATCTTGCTCAACCCGTACACACAAAACCCATAATCTCTGCAGTTGTTTCTACCTCTTCTCATGTTCAAGAAACAAACCCTCACCTTTGAGCAGACTTTGTCCTTCAGTTCCTCTCAAGTTTTCTCTCCCTTCATCGTGCGTTCAACCCCGGGTTGTTGGAGCTTCAACTATCGACCTCCACTTCATTATTTTTGCACTACCGTCGGTAACTCCTTTATCTCATTCCAGCatatctctttcatttttattttttattttttatttttttcttcttcttccttttcttctggtTTTACTCGCACAGACCCTCTCTTCTATTtggtttgctttgttttgttttcacacACAAACCCACTCTGTTTTGGTTGCCATGCGCACACACTCAGACCTTTCATCATTCCTTGCGTAGACCAtcatctatttttgttttccactAGAGATTCCAGTGAAGTTTTGGGCTTAACTTACAGTGGGTGCTTCGATTCGAGAAGGTGCGAAGCTTTTGTGATTCTTTTAGGTAAGTCTCTTTCGAAAATTTTGGTAATAT carries:
- the LOC109013246 gene encoding 3-hydroxyacyl-[acyl-carrier-protein] dehydratase FabZ → MAAASSSLLSPTLSHSLNKPRRFSPSGLSLSFSVPRSLSLQSYHRSNSVTCCSLNGGDNTSQDIPIENRYPAFPTVMDINQIREILPHRFPFLLVDRVIEYNPGVSAVAIKNVTINDNFFPGHFPERPIMPGVLMVEAMAQVGGLVMLQPEVGGSRENFFFAGIDKVRFRKPVIAGDTLVMRMTLVKLQKRFGIAKMEGKAYVGGEVVCEGEFLMATGSG